One segment of Ipomoea triloba cultivar NCNSP0323 chromosome 12, ASM357664v1 DNA contains the following:
- the LOC115998848 gene encoding uncharacterized protein LOC115998848 — protein sequence MWKVRNDKVWNDREWTLSMIVAQVEALVLSWKQAYHSTTPQGNSHSPIKWFPPSAGYLKCNIDAALLEDCMGFGAVLGDHEGKFITACVGRYMSCSRDPYIAETMAVKEALTWLKSRNISHVVVESDCLNFCSTFNSLSPDLSYAGLIVKQCRSIARDIGDIVVCHVKRSANHVAHVLAQVASSFPVLTMWDSIPPSCISDLVLV from the coding sequence ATGTGGAAGGTTCGAAACGATAAGGTATGGAACGACAGGGAATGGACTTTGAGTATGATTGTTGCCCAGGTGGAAGCTTTGGTTTTGTCTTGGAAGCAGGCTTACCATTCTACAACACCACAAGGTAATTCTCATTCCCCAATTAAATGGTTCCCTCCTTCAGCAGGCTATCTTAAATGCAATATTGACGCAGCTTTACTGGAGGATTGCATGGGGTTTGGGGCGGTACTTGGGGACCACGAAGGGAAGTTCATTACCGCATGTGTTGGGCGGTACATGAGTTGTAGTCGCGATCCGTACATAGCTGAGACAATGGCAGTGAAAGAAGCGCTTACCTGGCTCAAGAGTCGTAATATTTCACATGTCGTAGTTGAGTCtgattgtttgaatttttgttcCACTTTTAATTCTTTATCTCCGGATCTTTCGTATGCTGGTTTAATAGTTAAGCAATGTCGGTCGATTGCTAGAGACATTGGGGACATTGTTGTCTGCCATGTTAAgaggtcagcgaatcatgtgGCTCATGTGCTTGCACAGGTAGCTAGTTCTTTTCCTGTCCTTACCATGTGGGATTCTATCCCGCCAAGTTGTATTTCTGATTTGGTTCTAGTTTGA
- the LOC115999891 gene encoding GDSL esterase/lipase At2g23540 — MAAVMRDEFVAAVVVLGMALTLRLVACEDKKGDDWGMGASFIFGDSLVDAGNNNYLSTLSKANIPPNGIDFKPSGGNPTGRYTNGRTIGDIIGEGLGQSHYSTPFLAPNCSGQALLYGVNYASGGGGIMNGTGRIFVNRLSMDIQVDYFNITRQEIDKLLGGEKAKEFITKKSIFSITIGSNDFLNNYLLPVLSMGTRISETPDAFIDDLISHLRGQLTRLYQLDARKFIIGNVGPIGCIPYQKTINQLKENECVELANQLATQYNSRLKELLGDLNKNLPGATFVHLNVYDLVLELITNYAKYGFTTSTKACCGNGGQFAGIVPCGPTSSMCSDRDKHVFWDPYHPSEAANIIIAKQLLKGDPKYVSPMTLLELRDL, encoded by the exons ATGGCGGCAGTGATGAGAGATGAGTTTGTTGCTGCCGTGGTGGTTTTGGGTATGGCGTTAACGCTGCGCTTGGTGGCTTGTGAGGACAAGAAAGGTGATGATTGGGGAATGGGAGCTTCGTTTATCTTCGGAGACTCTTTAGTAGACGCCGGCAATAATAATTACCTTTCCACTTTGTCTAAGGCTAATATTCCGCCTAATGGGATCGACTTCAAACCCTCCGGCGGGAACCCCACTGGCCGCTACACCAACGGGAGAACCATCGGTGACATTATCG GTGAGGGACTGGGCCAATCTCACTATTCAACGCCGTTTTTAGCTCCCAATTGTAGCGGGCAAGCTCTATTATACGGTGTGAATTATGCATCTGGAGGTGGTGGGATTATGAACGGCACTGGAAGAATTTTT GTGAATAGGCTTTCAATGGATATCCAAGTTGATTACTTCAACATAACTAGGCAAGAAATCGACAAATTGCTTGGTGGTGAAAAGGCAAAAGAATTTATCACCAAGAAATCCATTTTCTCCATCACAATAGGCTCCAATGATTTCCTCAACAATTACTTGCTTCCCGTTCTCTCCATGGGCACAAGAATCAGCGAAACTCCCGATGCCTTCATTGACGATCTTATCTCTCATCTCAGAGGACAACTTACG AGACTTTACCAATTGGATGCTAGAAAATTTATCATAGGAAACGTGGGTCCAATCGGTTGCATTCCTTAccaaaaaacaattaaccagtTGAAGGAAAATGAATGTGTAGAGCTAGCAAATCAGCTTGCTACCCAATACAATTCACGGTTGAAAGAGTTGTTGGGAGACCTCAACAAGAATCTCCCCGGCGCCACGTTTGTGCACTTGAACGTTTATGATCTTGTCTTGGAACTAATCACAAACTATGCTAAATACg GGTTTACAACGTCGACCAAAGCATGTTGTGGAAATGGAGGGCAATTTGCAGGGATTGTTCCGTGTGGACCAACCTCGAGTATGTGTTCTGATCGCGACAAACATGTGTTTTGGGATCCATACCACCCCAGCGAGGCTGCTAATATTATCATTGCCAAACAGCTGCTTAAAGGAGATCCTAAATATGTGTCTCCAATGACTCTTCTTGAGCTTCGagatttgtaa
- the LOC115999776 gene encoding probable disease resistance protein At5g66900: MAASLIGGSLLGVAFDKLYVVVVDSCRKVAAFRSEFESLKLTLTHIKPIFKDIEKLNKLTGTREVETNVLIKQLTEAEALIEECVKIKRHHLCKKWRYSKKLAKLEKSLSRFFAIDVQIQSSRDIKKALVKVNGIDDKTDEILGHLRNLTINQGIGIGATAIGTPNAFPGWADVPAVPDGLVGFDSPLLELKKMVLKDEAGQPVVVISAPGGCGKTSLVKLLCHDKEIEDKYKHISFVTVSRTPNLRSIIHKIFNKLNNGSVPDFQSNEDALNQLQLLLQEHLVGDSILLVLDDVWNESLSVLKKFIFPIQNYKVLVTTRCIFPEFKYTYKLQLLSDNDAMVLFCNYAFEGGKYNGRRDLVDKVVKSCGGFPLALKVVGSSLRGQHLSGIQRQSKSQILFTSDSDLLDCLQPSIDALDEILRNCYKDLGLFLEDQRIPAAVLLDIWVELYNLDEDGFETYDILLKLAARNLVDLALRRKDDPASIGFSNAVHYARQHDVLRELAMYQSANETIENRRRLNIGNDFPPWLLTQTGILLQVQMLSISTDEALFSNVYDLQLPNLEVLLLNIQTSSYTLPIFVEKASHLKVLVVTNNGFSPTMFSNSSLLGHLPNLKRIRLERISFSSICQSTFMLGNLHKISLVMCEVGDAFQDCIFRMPNLLEINIEYCDDLEKLPIGICDLVHLRKLSISYCQKLVEIPEELGNLENLEVLMLHSCSNLTGLPDSIERLCKLSFLDIYDCVDLDPIPEKIGELRSLKTIFMGGRVGLYDLPDTVLNLAQLRSVICDEETAFLWENYRDYFKDLSISIVKDDMNLNWLHRSSCLGNL, translated from the exons ATGGCCGCATCTCTGATAGGAGGGTCCCTATTGGGGGTGGCGTTTGATAAATTATACGTCGTCGTCGTGGATTCTTGCCGGAAAGTGGCCGCGTTCAGATCAGAATTTGAGAGCTTAAAATTAACCCTCACACATATTAAACCCATTTTTAAAGACATAGAGAAACTCAACAAGCTCACCGGCACCCGGGAAGTCGAAACAAATGTGCTTATCAAACAGCTCACCGAAGCCGAAGCGCTAATCGAGGAGTGCGTGAAAATCAAACGACACCATCTTTGCAAGAAGTGGCGGTACTCAAAGAAGCTGGCGAAATTGGAGAAATCGCTGTCGAGATTCTTTGCTATTGATGTCCAGATACAGAGTTCGAGGGACATCAAGAAAGCCCTGGTGAAGGTGAATGGCATAGATGACAAAACGGACGAGATTCTTGGGCATCTCAGGAATCTTACAATCAATCAAGGTATTGGAATTGGGGCAACTGCTATTGGCACTCCCAATGCGTTTCCTGGGTGGGCTGATGTGCCGGCTGTCCCGGATGGTTTAGTGGGATTCGATAGTCCCCTTCTGGAGCTGAAGAAGATGGTGCTTAAGGATGAAGCAGGTCAACCTGTGGTGGTGATCTCCGCTCCTGGGGGCTGCGGCAAGACAAGTCTAGTAAAACTGCTCTGCCACGACAAAGAAATTGAAG ATAAATACAAGCACATCTCCTTTGTCACGGTTTCAAGAACACCAAACCTCAGGAGCATTATtcacaaaatttttaacaaGTTAAACAATGGATCGGTGCCTGACTTTCAAAGTAATGAAGATGCACTCAACCAACTGCAACTTCTACTACAGGAGCATTTAGTGGGCGATTCTATTTTGCTGGTCCTGGATGATGTTTGGAATGAATCACTTTCAGTTCTTAAAAAATTCATCTTTCccatacaaaattacaaagttttggTTACAACAAGATGCATATTCCCAGAGTTTAAATATACTTATAAATTGCAATTGTTGTCTGATAATGATGCAATGGTTCTATTTTGTAACTACGCCTTTGAAGGTGGGAAATATAACGGTCGAAGAGATCTTGTGGATAAG GTGGTCAAAAGCTGTGGTGGATTCCCATTGGCTCTTAAGGTTGTGGGAAGTTCTTTGCGCGGACAACATTTAAGTGGAATTCAGAGGCAGTCTAAGAGTCAAATCCTCTTTACTTCAGATAGCGATCTGCTTGATTGTCTCCAGCCCAGCATCGATGCCTTGGATGAAATATTGAGAAACTGTTACAAAGATCTGGGATTATTTCTTGAAGATCAAAGAATACCAGCAGCTGTTCTTTTGGACATTTGGGTGGAACTTTACAACCTCGATGAAGATGGTTTTGAAACTTATGATATCCTCCTAAAGCTTGCTGCTCGCAACCTGGTAGATCTTGCCCTTAGAAG AAAAGATGATCCTGCCAGCATTGGCTTCTCTAATGCAGTGCACTATGCGAGGCAACATGATGTGCTAAGAGAATTGGCTATGTACCAGAGTGCCAATGAAACCATAGAAAATCGAAGGAGATTAAATATTGGCAATGATTTCCCTCCATGGCTGCTTACACAAACAGGGATACTACTTCAAGTCCAAATGTTATCCATCTCTACAG ATGAAGCATTATTCTCCAATGTGTATGACTTGCAACTTCCAAATCTTGAAGTACTGTTGTTGAATATTCAAACAAGTTCTTATACCTTACCAATATTTGTGGAGAAAGCAAGCCATCTAAAGGTTCTTGTTGTCACGAATAACGGTTTCTCCCCAACCATGTTTAGTAACTCTTCTCTACTTGGCCATTTGCCCAACTTAAAGAGAATTAGGTTGGAACGTATATCCTTTTCCTCCATCTGTCAATCAACTTTCATGTTGGGAAACTTGCATAAGATTTCGTTGGTCATGTGTGAGGTTGGGGATGCATTTCAGGATTGTATATTTCGGATGCCAAACCTTCTGGAAATTAATATCGAATACTGTGATGACTTAGAAAAGCTGCCAATTGGTATATGTGATCTTGTCCATCTTAGGAAGCTTAGCATCAGTTACTGCCAAAAACTAGTTGAAATTCCTGAAGAATTAGGAAACTTGGAGAACTTGGAAGTTCTGATGCTTCACTCTTGTTCTAACCTGACAGGGTTACCGGATTCAATTGAAAGGCTCTGCAAACTAAGCTTCCTGGATATATACGACTGTGTGGATTTGGATCCCATTCCTGAAAAAATTGGCGAATTGCGTTCTTTAAAGACCATCTTTATGGGAGGTCGTGTAGGACTATATGACCTGCCTGATACAGTACTGAACCTTGCACAATTAAGATCTGTCATATGCGATGAGGAAACTGCTTTTTTATGGGAAAATTATAGAGACTATTTTAAGGATCTAAGTATTAGCATTGTAAAGGATGATATGAATTTGAATTGGCTCCATAGATCGTCATGCCTCGGAAACTTGTAG
- the LOC116000316 gene encoding cytochrome P450 94B3-like, giving the protein MFLSLSFLLIFGLLCLFLWMFSGLFQNNKKVIVYAPPSYPIIGCLLSFYKNRHCLLDWYTQLLASSPTKTIVVGRLGAPRTVVTASPENVEYMLKHNFLNFPKGEPMNQILGDFLGRGIFNVDGDLWSAQRKLASHEFTARSLRELVMKTLEEEVDGRLSPLLESAAANSSVLDLQDVLRRFAFDTICKISLGSDPGCLCSDSKSPAESLVDAFDKASEISARRGMAPVFAVWKCKRALNVGSERKLREHIKVVHDHVEEIIRVRKQQKAKNPEVFAGNSDFLSRLLDAGHEYEVVRDMVISFLVAGRDTTSSALTWFFWLLSKHPNIENTLLKQLFSSEGMNFCHLREMNYIKACLCESMRLYPPVAWDSKHAANDDVLPDGTPIYRGDRVTFFPYAMGRMEDLWGNDWAEFKPDRWFDQEGKLKMISPFKFPVFQAGPRVCLGKEMAFIQMKFVVASILRRFEIRPVCTEQPVFVPLLTGYMAKGLYVRVQMREGYNNNNN; this is encoded by the coding sequence ATGTTTCTTTCTCTCAGTTTTCTCCTCATTTTTGGGCTTCTTTGTTTGTTCTTATGGATGTTCAGTGGTCTATTCCAGAATAATAAGAAGGTCATTGTTTACGCTCCTCCATCTTACCCAATTATTGGGTGTCTTTTATCGTTCTACAAGAACCGCCATTGCCTGCTGGATTGGTACACGCAGCTCTTGGCGTCCTCGCCCACCAAAACCATCGTGGTGGGCCGCCTCGGGGCGCCGCGCACGGTGGTAACTGCTAGTCCTGAGAACGTGGAGTACATGTTGAAGCACAACTTCCTTAATTTCCCCAAAGGGGAGCCCATGAACCAGATTCTCGGCGATTTTCTCGGCCGCGGGATATTCAATGTCGACGGGGATTTATGGAGCGCCCAGCGCAAGCTCGCCAGCCATGAATTCACCGCCAGGTCGTTGAGGGAGCTGGTGATGAAGACGCTAGAGGAGGAGGTCGACGGCCGCCTTTCCCCGTTGCTGGAATCGGCGGCCGCAAATTCCTCGGTTTTGGACTTACAGGATGTTCTGAGACGGTTTGCGTTTGACACTATATGTAAAATCTCCCTGGGGTCCGATCCCGGGTGTTTGTGTTCCGATTCAAAGTCGCCGGCGGAGTCTCTGGTGGATGCGTTCGATAAGGCGTCGGAGATTTCGGCGAGACGCGGCATGGCGCCGGTGTTCGCGGTGTGGAAATGCAAGCGGGCGCTCAACGTGGGGTCCGAGAGAAAGCTGAGGGAACATATCAAGGTCGTACATGATCACGTGGAGGAGATCATCCGTGTCAGAAAACAACAAAAAGCGAAAAATCCCGAAGTTTTCGCCGGGAATAGTGATTTCCTGTCGAGATTATTGGATGCCGGGCACGAGTACGAGGTTGTCAGGGACATGGTCATAAGTTTCCTAGTTGCCGGGCGGGACACTACTTCCTCCGCcctcacgtggttcttctggCTCTTATCCAAACACCCAAACATCGAAAACACTCTCCTCAAACAACTTTTCTCTTCGGAAGGAATGAATTTTTGTCATTTGAGGGAAATGAATTACATCAAAGCATGCTTATGTGAGTCCATGAGATTATACCCTCCGGTGGCATGGGACTCCAAGCACGCAGCAAACGACGACGTTTTGCCCGACGGAACCCCCATTTATAGAGGCGATAGGGTCACCTTTTTCCCATACGCAATGGGGAGAATGGAGGATCTATGGGGAAACGACTGGGCCGAGTTTAAACCGGACCGCTGGTTCGACCAAGAAGGGAAGCTGAAGATGATTAGCCCGTTTAAGTTCCCGGTTTTCCAAGCCGGTCCACGGGTGTGTTTGGGCAAAGAGATGGCTTTCATTCAGATGAAATTCGTAGTGGCCTCAATTCTGCGCCGGTTTGAGATCCGACCGGTGTGCACCGAGCAACCGGTTTTTGTCCCCCTCTTGACCGGATACATGGCTAAAGGACTCTACGTTAGGGTTCAGATGAGGGAAggttacaataataataataactaa
- the LOC115998280 gene encoding salicylic acid-binding protein 2-like, translating into MVKTCTQQKHFVLIHGACHGAWSWFKLKPLLEIAGHKVTALDLAASGVDPQKLHHLRTLRDYTSPLLEFMSALPDGEKVILVGHSLGGMNIALAMENYPRKISVAVFLSAFMPDTVHGPSYVLDEYNERTPAEAWLDTQFLPYGTTEDPLTSMFFGPQFMSKKLYQLCSPEDIALGNMLIRPSSLFLEDLSKAKKFSNEGYGSVKRAYVICTEDIGIPLDFQRWLIENIGVAEVKEIKDADHMAMLSKPQQLCQSLLEISSDDE; encoded by the exons atggtgAAAACTTGTACGCAACAAAAGCACTTTGTTCTCATACACGGCGCCTGCCATGGGGCTTGGAGCTGGTTCAAGCTGAAACCCCTCCTGGAAATCGCCGGCCATAAAGTCACCGCACTTGACCTCGCCGCCTCCGGCGTGGACCCCCAAAAGCTCCACCATCTCCGAACGCTGCGCGACTACACGTCGCCGTTGTTGGAGTTCATGTCGGCGCTTCCCGACGGCGAGAAAGTTATCTTGGTGGGCCACAGCCTGGGCGGCATGAACATCGCCCTCGCCATGGAAAACTATCCTCGCAAGATTTCAGTTGCCGTTTTCTTGTCGGCGTTCATGCCTGATACTGTTCATGGACCGTCCTATGTCCTCGATGAG tataatgAACGGACACCCGCAGAAGCTTGGTTGGATACTCAGTTTTTACCATATGGTACTACGGAAGATCCTCTAACGTCAATGTTTTTTGGTCCTCAATTCATGTCTAAGAAACTTTACCAGTTATGCTCTCCAGAA GATATTGCATTAGGGAACATGTTGATTAGACCAAGTTCTCTATTTTTAGAGGATTTGTCAAAGGCCAAAAAATTCAGCAATGAAGGTTATGGTTCAGTTAAGCGAGCTTATGTTATTTGCACCGAAGATATAGGCATACCATTGGACTTTCAACGATGGCTCATCGAAAACATTGGAGTGGCTGAAGTGAAGGAGATTAAAGATGCAGACCACATGGCAATGCTTTCAAAACCTCAACAACTTTGCCAATCTCTCTTAGAGATAAGTAGTGATGATGAATAG
- the LOC115999845 gene encoding salicylic acid-binding protein 2-like: MTQKHFVLVHGSSHGAWCWYKLKPLLESGGHKVTALDLSASGVNPKQLRDLRTLHDYTLPLMELMAALPNGEKVILVGHSFGGINIALAMENFPHKISVAVFLTAFMPDSVHPPSYILDQFNKCTPAETWLDTQFLSCGTPEDPLTSVVFGPQFMSKKLYQMCSPEDIALGGLLIRPSSYFTEDLPKVKKFTNEGYGSVKRVYIICSEDQAITLDFQRWLIENIGVVQAKEIKDADHMAMLSKPQQLCEYLLEIARDE; this comes from the exons ATGACACAGAAACACTTTGTTCTAGTCCATGGATCAAGCCACGGAGCTTGGTGCTGGTACAAGCTCAAACCCCTCCTGGAATCCGGCGGCCATAAAGTGACGGCGCTTGACCTCTCCGCCTCCGGCGTCAACCCCAAACAGCTCCGCGACCTCCGCACACTCCACGACTACACGTTGCCGTTGATGGAGCTCATGGCGGCGCTTCCAAACGGAGAGAAAGTTATCCTGGTGGGCCACAGCTTCGGTGGCATCAACATAGCCCTCGCCATGGAAAATTTTCCCCACAAGATTTCAGTTGCTGTTTTTTTGACAGCGTTCATGCCTGATTCCGTTCATCCACCCTCCTATATCTTGGATCAG TTTAATAAGTGCACACCTGCGGAAACTTGGTTGGATACTCAGTTTTTATCCTGTGGTACACCAGAAGACCCTCTAACATCAGTAGTTTTTGGTCCCCAATTCATGTCTAAGAAACTCTACCAAATGTGCTCCCCAGAA gATATTGCACTAGGGGGCTTGTTGATTAGGCCAAGTTCTTATTTTACGGAGGATTTACCAAAGGTCAAAAAGTTCACCAATGAAGGTTATGGCTCAGTTAAGCGAGTTTACATTATTTGCTCCGAAGATCAAGCCATAACATTAGATTTTCAACGTTGGCTTATCGAAAACATTGGGGTAGTTCAAGCGAAGGAGATTAAAGATGCAGACCACATGGCAATGCTTTCAAAACCCCAACAACTTTGCGAATATCTCTTAGAGATAGCTAGGGATGAATAG